One region of Corvus moneduloides isolate bCorMon1 chromosome 1, bCorMon1.pri, whole genome shotgun sequence genomic DNA includes:
- the GPLD1 gene encoding phosphatidylinositol-glycan-specific phospholipase D isoform X2 has protein sequence MVGLKIWSVLLVILYRFCQRCVPCGISTHVEIAHRALEFFTKHEGSVNYRQLLLNHQDAFQAGSIYPDAFYPPICKRGMFHDVSEDTHWSPFLKASIDYIRRNYPQPWEEATEKLVAFLFGIASHVVADVSWHSLGIDQGFLKAMGEIDFHGSYSEAHSVGDFGGDVVSQFELDFSYLASSWYVPVKDLAAIYKEFYGKEIITESTIAECTYLLFFELHGERLLVGKLFPTFASKSTFLVEKFHEYFLGGVDDMAFWTNNIFELTSHMLENGASSCYLPENPLFINCTKEHKDNHVNKQSKHEHHKNTTSLLTETLEKNINYTERGVQFNIQPWATKSLRLINHAFKTNVWRALGATHQKSSKHISKPAASYFLTSPYARLGWALISADLNQDGYEDLVAGAPGYSTMGHVQIGRVYVVYSNQSGLPPEDMDLDGKADQVLQGHQPSGRFGSALAVLDFNEDGVPDLAVGAPSVGSQFLTYKGAVYVYFGTEGRGLAPEPNVTITCQYSYCNLGWSLLAADVDGNGKADLVVGSPYAPGGGKQRGFVVAFYSHINRSDQGLLSVQDANWMMEGEENYAWFGFSLASCQLENITLLLIGSPTWKTCSSCNTLLSDVRQSVGKVYGYNPPSTERWFEITGDKEMGRMGLSLASGVMSVAGNTRKVLVVGAPTADSLSRILFMSSVLHQAGLALVYDLSNSTKPSLLSTFSGDRRFSRFGGDIYLSDLDNDGLDEMIVASPLRTNGVTSILAGAAAGRVYIYNGRQASSGNVTGHCTSWTSPCPEDWAEYVLISPEELSRFGSSVTTVKSERKKEVVVAAERSSAKARLGGRLFVYSL, from the exons ATGGTTGGTCTGAAGATTTGGTCTGTCTTGCTGGTTATACTCTACCGTTTCTGTCAAAGATGTGTCCCATGTGGAATTTCAACACATGTTGAAATAG CACATAGAGCTCTGGAATTTTTCACTAAGCATGAAGGGAGTGTTAATTACAGACAG TTATTGCTAAACCACCAAGATGCTTTTCAGGCTGGGAGCATTTATCCTGATGCCTTTTATCCTCCAATCTGCAAACGTG GAATGTTCCATGATGTATCTGAAGACACTCACTGGTCACCATTTCTCAAAGCAAGTATTGACTACATCAGAAGGAATTATCCTCAGCCTTGGGAAGAG GCTACAGAGAAGCTGGTGGCTTTCCTGTTTGGAATTGCTTCACATGTGGTGGCAGATGTTAGCTGGCATAGCCTGGGCATTGACCAAGGATTTCTAAAGGCCATGGGAGAA atTGATTTTCATGGTTCATACTCAGAAGCTCACAGTGTTGGAGATTTTG GAGGAGATGTAGTGAGTCAGTTTGAGCTGGACTTCAGTTATCTGGCATCGAGTTG gtatgTACCTGTCAAAGACCTAGCAGCTATCTATAAGGAATTTTATGGAAAAGAGATCATAACTGAAAGCACAATTGCTGAATGTACTTATCTGCTGTTTTTTGAACT gcatgGAGAAAGACTTCTTGTTGGCAAG CTTTTCCCAACATTTGCTAGTAAATCTACATTTCTGGTGGAGAAGTTCCATGAATATTTCCTTGGAGGAGTGGATGACATGGCATTCTGGACCAACAACATTTTTGAGCTGACGAGCCATATGCTAGAGAATGGAGCCAG TAGCTGCTACCTGCCTGAGAACCCACTGTTCATAAACTGCACAAAGGAGCACAAGGACAACCACGT aaacaaacaatcaaaacaTGAACATCACAAGAATACAACTTCTTTGCTTACAGAAACACTTGAGAAGAATATAAACTATACAGAGAGAGGAGTTCAATTCAACATACAGCCTTGGGCAACA aaatccCTCCGCTTGATAAACCATGCTTTTAAAACCAATGTGTGGAGAGCATTAGGAGCTACACATCAGAAATCTTCTAAGCACATCTCCAAGCCAGCAGCTTCATATTTTCTGACTTCACCCTATGCTAGGCTTGGATG GGCACTGATCTCAGCTGACCTAAACCAGGATGGATATGAAGATCTGGTGGCTGGAGCACCAGGGTACAGCACCATGGGCCATGTTCAGATAGGAAGGGTGTATGTGGTCTACAGCAACCAGTCAGGTTTGCCACCAGAGGACATGGATCTGGATGGGAAAGCTGACCAAGTACTACAGGGTCATCAG CCTTCAGGAAGATTTGGTTCTGCCTTGGCAGTCCTGGACTTCAATGAGGATGGAGTGCCAGATCTGGCAGTTGGAGCACCTTCTGTGGGATCTCAGTTTCTTACTTACAAA GGTGCTGTATATGTCTACTTTGGAACTGAGGGAAGAGGCTTGGCACCCGAGCCAAACGTTACCATAACTTGTCAG TATTCCTACTGTAATCTTGGTTGGTCCCTCCTGGCAGCTGATGTTGATGGGAATGGAAAAGCTGATCTGGTTGTGGGCTCTCCATATGCACCAGGTggtgggaagcagagaggaTTTGTGGTTGCATTTTACTCTCATATCAACAGGAGTGACCAAG GACTCCTGTCAGTACAGGATGCCAACTGGATGatggagggggaagaaaactATGCTTGGTTTGGATTTTCACttgccagctgccagctggagaACATAACATTATTGCTGATTGGTAGCCCTACATGGAAGACTTGTTCTAG CTGCAATACCCTCTTGTCAGATGTCAGACAGAGTGTTGGGAAGGTGTACGGGTATAACCCACCAAGTACAGAGCGCTGGTTTGAGATAACTGGAGACAAG GAGATGGGCAGAATGGGTTTGTCTCTGGCCAGTGGTGTGATGTCTGTGGCCGGGAACACAAGAAAAGTTTTGGTGGTGGGTGCACCTACTGCAG acagCCTGTCTAGGATTTTATTTATGTCCTCAGTGCTGCATCAAGCTGGACTGGCTCTGGTATATGACCTGTCAAACAGCACCAAGCCTTCTTTGCTCAGCACATTCAGTGGGGACAGGAGGTTTTCTCGTTTCGGAGGAGACATTTACTTAAGTGATCTGGATAATGATGGGCTAG ATGAAATGATTGTGGCATCCCCACTGCGAACTAACGGTGTCACCTCAATCCTGGCTGGTGCGGCAGCTGGCCGCGTTTATATTTACAACGGCAGACAGGCATCCTCGGGGAATGTGACAGGCCACTGCACATCATGGACATCTCCCTGTCCTGAGGACTGG gcaGAGTATGTTCTGATTTCTCCTGAG GAACTATCAAGATTTGGGAGTTCCGTTACCACTGTGAAATCTGAAAGAAAG AAAGAAGTTGTAGTGGCAGCAGAGAGAAGTTCTGCAAAAGCTCGGCTTGGTGGAAGGCTTTTTGTCTACTCACTCTAA
- the GPLD1 gene encoding phosphatidylinositol-glycan-specific phospholipase D isoform X4, producing the protein MVGLKIWSVLLVILYRFCQRCVPCGISTHVEIAHRALEFFTKHEGSVNYRQLLLNHQDAFQAGSIYPDAFYPPICKRGKKSFECSMMYLKTLTGHHFSKQVLTTSEGIILSLGKRYVPVKDLAAIYKEFYGKEIITESTIAECTYLLFFELHGERLLVGKLFPTFASKSTFLVEKFHEYFLGGVDDMAFWTNNIFELTSHMLENGASSCYLPENPLFINCTKEHKDNHVRNKQSKHEHHKNTTSLLTETLEKNINYTERGVQFNIQPWATKSLRLINHAFKTNVWRALGATHQKSSKHISKPAASYFLTSPYARLGWALISADLNQDGYEDLVAGAPGYSTMGHVQIGRVYVVYSNQSGLPPEDMDLDGKADQVLQGHQPSGRFGSALAVLDFNEDGVPDLAVGAPSVGSQFLTYKGAVYVYFGTEGRGLAPEPNVTITCQYSYCNLGWSLLAADVDGNGKADLVVGSPYAPGGGKQRGFVVAFYSHINRSDQGLLSVQDANWMMEGEENYAWFGFSLASCQLENITLLLIGSPTWKTCSSCNTLLSDVRQSVGKVYGYNPPSTERWFEITGDKEMGRMGLSLASGVMSVAGNTRKVLVVGAPTADSLSRILFMSSVLHQAGLALVYDLSNSTKPSLLSTFSGDRRFSRFGGDIYLSDLDNDGLDEMIVASPLRTNGVTSILAGAAAGRVYIYNGRQASSGNVTGHCTSWTSPCPEDWAEYVLISPEELSRFGSSVTTVKSERKKEVVVAAERSSAKARLGGRLFVYSL; encoded by the exons ATGGTTGGTCTGAAGATTTGGTCTGTCTTGCTGGTTATACTCTACCGTTTCTGTCAAAGATGTGTCCCATGTGGAATTTCAACACATGTTGAAATAG CACATAGAGCTCTGGAATTTTTCACTAAGCATGAAGGGAGTGTTAATTACAGACAG TTATTGCTAAACCACCAAGATGCTTTTCAGGCTGGGAGCATTTATCCTGATGCCTTTTATCCTCCAATCTGCAAACGTGGTAAGAAAAGCTTT GAATGTTCCATGATGTATCTGAAGACACTCACTGGTCACCATTTCTCAAAGCAAGTATTGACTACATCAGAAGGAATTATCCTCAGCCTTGGGAAGAG gtatgTACCTGTCAAAGACCTAGCAGCTATCTATAAGGAATTTTATGGAAAAGAGATCATAACTGAAAGCACAATTGCTGAATGTACTTATCTGCTGTTTTTTGAACT gcatgGAGAAAGACTTCTTGTTGGCAAG CTTTTCCCAACATTTGCTAGTAAATCTACATTTCTGGTGGAGAAGTTCCATGAATATTTCCTTGGAGGAGTGGATGACATGGCATTCTGGACCAACAACATTTTTGAGCTGACGAGCCATATGCTAGAGAATGGAGCCAG TAGCTGCTACCTGCCTGAGAACCCACTGTTCATAAACTGCACAAAGGAGCACAAGGACAACCACGT CAGaaacaaacaatcaaaacaTGAACATCACAAGAATACAACTTCTTTGCTTACAGAAACACTTGAGAAGAATATAAACTATACAGAGAGAGGAGTTCAATTCAACATACAGCCTTGGGCAACA aaatccCTCCGCTTGATAAACCATGCTTTTAAAACCAATGTGTGGAGAGCATTAGGAGCTACACATCAGAAATCTTCTAAGCACATCTCCAAGCCAGCAGCTTCATATTTTCTGACTTCACCCTATGCTAGGCTTGGATG GGCACTGATCTCAGCTGACCTAAACCAGGATGGATATGAAGATCTGGTGGCTGGAGCACCAGGGTACAGCACCATGGGCCATGTTCAGATAGGAAGGGTGTATGTGGTCTACAGCAACCAGTCAGGTTTGCCACCAGAGGACATGGATCTGGATGGGAAAGCTGACCAAGTACTACAGGGTCATCAG CCTTCAGGAAGATTTGGTTCTGCCTTGGCAGTCCTGGACTTCAATGAGGATGGAGTGCCAGATCTGGCAGTTGGAGCACCTTCTGTGGGATCTCAGTTTCTTACTTACAAA GGTGCTGTATATGTCTACTTTGGAACTGAGGGAAGAGGCTTGGCACCCGAGCCAAACGTTACCATAACTTGTCAG TATTCCTACTGTAATCTTGGTTGGTCCCTCCTGGCAGCTGATGTTGATGGGAATGGAAAAGCTGATCTGGTTGTGGGCTCTCCATATGCACCAGGTggtgggaagcagagaggaTTTGTGGTTGCATTTTACTCTCATATCAACAGGAGTGACCAAG GACTCCTGTCAGTACAGGATGCCAACTGGATGatggagggggaagaaaactATGCTTGGTTTGGATTTTCACttgccagctgccagctggagaACATAACATTATTGCTGATTGGTAGCCCTACATGGAAGACTTGTTCTAG CTGCAATACCCTCTTGTCAGATGTCAGACAGAGTGTTGGGAAGGTGTACGGGTATAACCCACCAAGTACAGAGCGCTGGTTTGAGATAACTGGAGACAAG GAGATGGGCAGAATGGGTTTGTCTCTGGCCAGTGGTGTGATGTCTGTGGCCGGGAACACAAGAAAAGTTTTGGTGGTGGGTGCACCTACTGCAG acagCCTGTCTAGGATTTTATTTATGTCCTCAGTGCTGCATCAAGCTGGACTGGCTCTGGTATATGACCTGTCAAACAGCACCAAGCCTTCTTTGCTCAGCACATTCAGTGGGGACAGGAGGTTTTCTCGTTTCGGAGGAGACATTTACTTAAGTGATCTGGATAATGATGGGCTAG ATGAAATGATTGTGGCATCCCCACTGCGAACTAACGGTGTCACCTCAATCCTGGCTGGTGCGGCAGCTGGCCGCGTTTATATTTACAACGGCAGACAGGCATCCTCGGGGAATGTGACAGGCCACTGCACATCATGGACATCTCCCTGTCCTGAGGACTGG gcaGAGTATGTTCTGATTTCTCCTGAG GAACTATCAAGATTTGGGAGTTCCGTTACCACTGTGAAATCTGAAAGAAAG AAAGAAGTTGTAGTGGCAGCAGAGAGAAGTTCTGCAAAAGCTCGGCTTGGTGGAAGGCTTTTTGTCTACTCACTCTAA
- the GPLD1 gene encoding phosphatidylinositol-glycan-specific phospholipase D isoform X7 translates to MVGLKIWSVLLVILYRFCQRCVPCGISTHVEIAHRALEFFTKHEGSVNYRQECSMMYLKTLTGHHFSKQVLTTSEGIILSLGKRYVPVKDLAAIYKEFYGKEIITESTIAECTYLLFFELHGERLLVGKLFPTFASKSTFLVEKFHEYFLGGVDDMAFWTNNIFELTSHMLENGASSCYLPENPLFINCTKEHKDNHVRNKQSKHEHHKNTTSLLTETLEKNINYTERGVQFNIQPWATKSLRLINHAFKTNVWRALGATHQKSSKHISKPAASYFLTSPYARLGWALISADLNQDGYEDLVAGAPGYSTMGHVQIGRVYVVYSNQSGLPPEDMDLDGKADQVLQGHQPSGRFGSALAVLDFNEDGVPDLAVGAPSVGSQFLTYKGAVYVYFGTEGRGLAPEPNVTITCQYSYCNLGWSLLAADVDGNGKADLVVGSPYAPGGGKQRGFVVAFYSHINRSDQGLLSVQDANWMMEGEENYAWFGFSLASCQLENITLLLIGSPTWKTCSSCNTLLSDVRQSVGKVYGYNPPSTERWFEITGDKEMGRMGLSLASGVMSVAGNTRKVLVVGAPTADSLSRILFMSSVLHQAGLALVYDLSNSTKPSLLSTFSGDRRFSRFGGDIYLSDLDNDGLDEMIVASPLRTNGVTSILAGAAAGRVYIYNGRQASSGNVTGHCTSWTSPCPEDWAEYVLISPEELSRFGSSVTTVKSERKKEVVVAAERSSAKARLGGRLFVYSL, encoded by the exons ATGGTTGGTCTGAAGATTTGGTCTGTCTTGCTGGTTATACTCTACCGTTTCTGTCAAAGATGTGTCCCATGTGGAATTTCAACACATGTTGAAATAG CACATAGAGCTCTGGAATTTTTCACTAAGCATGAAGGGAGTGTTAATTACAGACAG GAATGTTCCATGATGTATCTGAAGACACTCACTGGTCACCATTTCTCAAAGCAAGTATTGACTACATCAGAAGGAATTATCCTCAGCCTTGGGAAGAG gtatgTACCTGTCAAAGACCTAGCAGCTATCTATAAGGAATTTTATGGAAAAGAGATCATAACTGAAAGCACAATTGCTGAATGTACTTATCTGCTGTTTTTTGAACT gcatgGAGAAAGACTTCTTGTTGGCAAG CTTTTCCCAACATTTGCTAGTAAATCTACATTTCTGGTGGAGAAGTTCCATGAATATTTCCTTGGAGGAGTGGATGACATGGCATTCTGGACCAACAACATTTTTGAGCTGACGAGCCATATGCTAGAGAATGGAGCCAG TAGCTGCTACCTGCCTGAGAACCCACTGTTCATAAACTGCACAAAGGAGCACAAGGACAACCACGT CAGaaacaaacaatcaaaacaTGAACATCACAAGAATACAACTTCTTTGCTTACAGAAACACTTGAGAAGAATATAAACTATACAGAGAGAGGAGTTCAATTCAACATACAGCCTTGGGCAACA aaatccCTCCGCTTGATAAACCATGCTTTTAAAACCAATGTGTGGAGAGCATTAGGAGCTACACATCAGAAATCTTCTAAGCACATCTCCAAGCCAGCAGCTTCATATTTTCTGACTTCACCCTATGCTAGGCTTGGATG GGCACTGATCTCAGCTGACCTAAACCAGGATGGATATGAAGATCTGGTGGCTGGAGCACCAGGGTACAGCACCATGGGCCATGTTCAGATAGGAAGGGTGTATGTGGTCTACAGCAACCAGTCAGGTTTGCCACCAGAGGACATGGATCTGGATGGGAAAGCTGACCAAGTACTACAGGGTCATCAG CCTTCAGGAAGATTTGGTTCTGCCTTGGCAGTCCTGGACTTCAATGAGGATGGAGTGCCAGATCTGGCAGTTGGAGCACCTTCTGTGGGATCTCAGTTTCTTACTTACAAA GGTGCTGTATATGTCTACTTTGGAACTGAGGGAAGAGGCTTGGCACCCGAGCCAAACGTTACCATAACTTGTCAG TATTCCTACTGTAATCTTGGTTGGTCCCTCCTGGCAGCTGATGTTGATGGGAATGGAAAAGCTGATCTGGTTGTGGGCTCTCCATATGCACCAGGTggtgggaagcagagaggaTTTGTGGTTGCATTTTACTCTCATATCAACAGGAGTGACCAAG GACTCCTGTCAGTACAGGATGCCAACTGGATGatggagggggaagaaaactATGCTTGGTTTGGATTTTCACttgccagctgccagctggagaACATAACATTATTGCTGATTGGTAGCCCTACATGGAAGACTTGTTCTAG CTGCAATACCCTCTTGTCAGATGTCAGACAGAGTGTTGGGAAGGTGTACGGGTATAACCCACCAAGTACAGAGCGCTGGTTTGAGATAACTGGAGACAAG GAGATGGGCAGAATGGGTTTGTCTCTGGCCAGTGGTGTGATGTCTGTGGCCGGGAACACAAGAAAAGTTTTGGTGGTGGGTGCACCTACTGCAG acagCCTGTCTAGGATTTTATTTATGTCCTCAGTGCTGCATCAAGCTGGACTGGCTCTGGTATATGACCTGTCAAACAGCACCAAGCCTTCTTTGCTCAGCACATTCAGTGGGGACAGGAGGTTTTCTCGTTTCGGAGGAGACATTTACTTAAGTGATCTGGATAATGATGGGCTAG ATGAAATGATTGTGGCATCCCCACTGCGAACTAACGGTGTCACCTCAATCCTGGCTGGTGCGGCAGCTGGCCGCGTTTATATTTACAACGGCAGACAGGCATCCTCGGGGAATGTGACAGGCCACTGCACATCATGGACATCTCCCTGTCCTGAGGACTGG gcaGAGTATGTTCTGATTTCTCCTGAG GAACTATCAAGATTTGGGAGTTCCGTTACCACTGTGAAATCTGAAAGAAAG AAAGAAGTTGTAGTGGCAGCAGAGAGAAGTTCTGCAAAAGCTCGGCTTGGTGGAAGGCTTTTTGTCTACTCACTCTAA
- the GPLD1 gene encoding phosphatidylinositol-glycan-specific phospholipase D isoform X1, giving the protein MVGLKIWSVLLVILYRFCQRCVPCGISTHVEIAHRALEFFTKHEGSVNYRQLLLNHQDAFQAGSIYPDAFYPPICKRGMFHDVSEDTHWSPFLKASIDYIRRNYPQPWEEATEKLVAFLFGIASHVVADVSWHSLGIDQGFLKAMGEIDFHGSYSEAHSVGDFGGDVVSQFELDFSYLASSWYVPVKDLAAIYKEFYGKEIITESTIAECTYLLFFELHGERLLVGKLFPTFASKSTFLVEKFHEYFLGGVDDMAFWTNNIFELTSHMLENGASSCYLPENPLFINCTKEHKDNHVRNKQSKHEHHKNTTSLLTETLEKNINYTERGVQFNIQPWATKSLRLINHAFKTNVWRALGATHQKSSKHISKPAASYFLTSPYARLGWALISADLNQDGYEDLVAGAPGYSTMGHVQIGRVYVVYSNQSGLPPEDMDLDGKADQVLQGHQPSGRFGSALAVLDFNEDGVPDLAVGAPSVGSQFLTYKGAVYVYFGTEGRGLAPEPNVTITCQYSYCNLGWSLLAADVDGNGKADLVVGSPYAPGGGKQRGFVVAFYSHINRSDQGLLSVQDANWMMEGEENYAWFGFSLASCQLENITLLLIGSPTWKTCSSCNTLLSDVRQSVGKVYGYNPPSTERWFEITGDKEMGRMGLSLASGVMSVAGNTRKVLVVGAPTADSLSRILFMSSVLHQAGLALVYDLSNSTKPSLLSTFSGDRRFSRFGGDIYLSDLDNDGLDEMIVASPLRTNGVTSILAGAAAGRVYIYNGRQASSGNVTGHCTSWTSPCPEDWAEYVLISPEELSRFGSSVTTVKSERKKEVVVAAERSSAKARLGGRLFVYSL; this is encoded by the exons ATGGTTGGTCTGAAGATTTGGTCTGTCTTGCTGGTTATACTCTACCGTTTCTGTCAAAGATGTGTCCCATGTGGAATTTCAACACATGTTGAAATAG CACATAGAGCTCTGGAATTTTTCACTAAGCATGAAGGGAGTGTTAATTACAGACAG TTATTGCTAAACCACCAAGATGCTTTTCAGGCTGGGAGCATTTATCCTGATGCCTTTTATCCTCCAATCTGCAAACGTG GAATGTTCCATGATGTATCTGAAGACACTCACTGGTCACCATTTCTCAAAGCAAGTATTGACTACATCAGAAGGAATTATCCTCAGCCTTGGGAAGAG GCTACAGAGAAGCTGGTGGCTTTCCTGTTTGGAATTGCTTCACATGTGGTGGCAGATGTTAGCTGGCATAGCCTGGGCATTGACCAAGGATTTCTAAAGGCCATGGGAGAA atTGATTTTCATGGTTCATACTCAGAAGCTCACAGTGTTGGAGATTTTG GAGGAGATGTAGTGAGTCAGTTTGAGCTGGACTTCAGTTATCTGGCATCGAGTTG gtatgTACCTGTCAAAGACCTAGCAGCTATCTATAAGGAATTTTATGGAAAAGAGATCATAACTGAAAGCACAATTGCTGAATGTACTTATCTGCTGTTTTTTGAACT gcatgGAGAAAGACTTCTTGTTGGCAAG CTTTTCCCAACATTTGCTAGTAAATCTACATTTCTGGTGGAGAAGTTCCATGAATATTTCCTTGGAGGAGTGGATGACATGGCATTCTGGACCAACAACATTTTTGAGCTGACGAGCCATATGCTAGAGAATGGAGCCAG TAGCTGCTACCTGCCTGAGAACCCACTGTTCATAAACTGCACAAAGGAGCACAAGGACAACCACGT CAGaaacaaacaatcaaaacaTGAACATCACAAGAATACAACTTCTTTGCTTACAGAAACACTTGAGAAGAATATAAACTATACAGAGAGAGGAGTTCAATTCAACATACAGCCTTGGGCAACA aaatccCTCCGCTTGATAAACCATGCTTTTAAAACCAATGTGTGGAGAGCATTAGGAGCTACACATCAGAAATCTTCTAAGCACATCTCCAAGCCAGCAGCTTCATATTTTCTGACTTCACCCTATGCTAGGCTTGGATG GGCACTGATCTCAGCTGACCTAAACCAGGATGGATATGAAGATCTGGTGGCTGGAGCACCAGGGTACAGCACCATGGGCCATGTTCAGATAGGAAGGGTGTATGTGGTCTACAGCAACCAGTCAGGTTTGCCACCAGAGGACATGGATCTGGATGGGAAAGCTGACCAAGTACTACAGGGTCATCAG CCTTCAGGAAGATTTGGTTCTGCCTTGGCAGTCCTGGACTTCAATGAGGATGGAGTGCCAGATCTGGCAGTTGGAGCACCTTCTGTGGGATCTCAGTTTCTTACTTACAAA GGTGCTGTATATGTCTACTTTGGAACTGAGGGAAGAGGCTTGGCACCCGAGCCAAACGTTACCATAACTTGTCAG TATTCCTACTGTAATCTTGGTTGGTCCCTCCTGGCAGCTGATGTTGATGGGAATGGAAAAGCTGATCTGGTTGTGGGCTCTCCATATGCACCAGGTggtgggaagcagagaggaTTTGTGGTTGCATTTTACTCTCATATCAACAGGAGTGACCAAG GACTCCTGTCAGTACAGGATGCCAACTGGATGatggagggggaagaaaactATGCTTGGTTTGGATTTTCACttgccagctgccagctggagaACATAACATTATTGCTGATTGGTAGCCCTACATGGAAGACTTGTTCTAG CTGCAATACCCTCTTGTCAGATGTCAGACAGAGTGTTGGGAAGGTGTACGGGTATAACCCACCAAGTACAGAGCGCTGGTTTGAGATAACTGGAGACAAG GAGATGGGCAGAATGGGTTTGTCTCTGGCCAGTGGTGTGATGTCTGTGGCCGGGAACACAAGAAAAGTTTTGGTGGTGGGTGCACCTACTGCAG acagCCTGTCTAGGATTTTATTTATGTCCTCAGTGCTGCATCAAGCTGGACTGGCTCTGGTATATGACCTGTCAAACAGCACCAAGCCTTCTTTGCTCAGCACATTCAGTGGGGACAGGAGGTTTTCTCGTTTCGGAGGAGACATTTACTTAAGTGATCTGGATAATGATGGGCTAG ATGAAATGATTGTGGCATCCCCACTGCGAACTAACGGTGTCACCTCAATCCTGGCTGGTGCGGCAGCTGGCCGCGTTTATATTTACAACGGCAGACAGGCATCCTCGGGGAATGTGACAGGCCACTGCACATCATGGACATCTCCCTGTCCTGAGGACTGG gcaGAGTATGTTCTGATTTCTCCTGAG GAACTATCAAGATTTGGGAGTTCCGTTACCACTGTGAAATCTGAAAGAAAG AAAGAAGTTGTAGTGGCAGCAGAGAGAAGTTCTGCAAAAGCTCGGCTTGGTGGAAGGCTTTTTGTCTACTCACTCTAA